The Anopheles merus strain MAF chromosome 2L, AmerM5.1, whole genome shotgun sequence genome has a segment encoding these proteins:
- the LOC121594445 gene encoding golgin subfamily A member 4 — MFKKLKDKIAEEVKQSPQRFEQISKGLQAAVSSASSTTSEVSGSENFFSITEDDTPQNSPQRGTAATSTSTPVQPNSSNVANASSASSSILSSTSLNNGISPSTPLTSPGSAGSANQQQQTRTRRLSNSSMASDVSFRLPVYDSPAIYHLETDVDISASETESVSGSANANQLDLVSKDKLFQAYKKALDRYQKYRERYTELARRYRELEKDNNKARAVLVETQDKALRRMSELREQCVLEQQAKAHLDSALRMEIDELQCVVKTLRSKLEMVGENGNVSGGGGEKDLISLAGEDGANGNTDGHVPVRDTGPLEDRIKALESKLNDELRQKAVLSLEVSELKKREEEHTITIAENKMAIHSELEAKEAEVRKLKEQLASLEKNMKQTLLEKDGLGKELSEVRKVAGKVRELESTLGTCNEQKNKLESKFIDFERTIMELEKDKQQLKATNLTLDYEKGELQKKSSEMDARLVGMEKEKADLLVQVQELQKTAQSLDRKAEIETLQQELDEAKKSVEESAQKVAAVEQQLNEKEQQLSEARTTRESLEKQVKQTEARLAEREKEIERLQNQQTEQHSKDREESVKKLQQAEEELAAFRKSQSLDQEKLLELTKALDAANELHDRDRKSSEASLKELLERNNQITEQLEQLQEKLDKTSGKQKKIQEEKNGLRAANDDLAKELKQVRQEMKQLAAQKQTLTEEVRNLKIINENSESEALRSLQESMRASMAAAETKLLETTRDLNHVLELKSDENRRLGEERDELVEKLEGAHKEKADLETEGTSLRAKIETVRGEKRDLEKTLEREIREKTELKAQVENILQEIGRLEEQLKDIKEAHSKLQEEKQTLEEKIERLQREHCEARVKLEKDTVGKLAAKVKDHETKLQQVECENSQLAEKNCLLEESSRRTAEELKRLTAALRAAEEGAREGQEKCGKLEEQLSQCTGDHARLYNEKELLDHQHRSLQDAMEAREKEKLCVLDTNKCLEEELAKVRSENDYLKGKHHELKALLESDKRRLMDQNDALQRQMEELAKEKQSLGRNATDLEKRLASYEEVKIENEYLNTFNKQLQGELQEAKGRAAAKETELTTVRTKQSQTESMLEERDKEITKLINEFVAKEKKQEADHKQRLEELEQRLRAELDGVAERVRSECDETLAKEKQTLRDEQTALEGRLEEMRKEKQKLRDEQTALEERLEEMSKEKQTLEQKLEELSRKEDAEKELRLENANFARDLDELKNELNAAIVEKLSQVKEHEQAQQELRAQKDRLETDNEQLRTRLAAFTAETEQNVRRFEAEIEQLKTASSSAANAPHDGTDGAGPGATAELQQSYEELRNKKEELENKLKKIMHEVQDVSNRNLFLEQKCENYLILEQSNERLKLANDKLSRQLDETLVSMHHNEGIAANTEFEYLRNILFQYLSGSVTGNNSTLVKVIAAVLKFSPQQTQVVIEKEAHRRSLMGQINNLL; from the exons atgttcaaaaagtTAAAGGACAAAATCGCGGAAGAGGTGAAACAGTCGCCGCAACGGTTCGAGCAGATATCGAAAGGATTGCAG GCCGCCGTGAGCTCGGCATCCTCTACTACCTCCGAAGTTTCTGGcagtgaaaactttttcagCATCACGGAAGATG ATACACCTCAAAACTCTCCCCAGCGAGGAACGGCCGCCACCAGCACGAGCACTCCCGTACAgccaaacagcagcaacgtGGCGAACGCATCGTCTGCCAGCAGCTCGATACTGTCGAGCACTAGCCTTAACAATGGCATCTCCCCGTCAACGCCGCTTACTAGCCCAGGTTCGGCTGGATCcgccaaccagcagcagcagacccGCACCCGCCGGCTATCGAACTCGTCCATGGCAAGCGATGTGTCGTTCCGTCTTCCAGTGTACGACTCGCCCGCCATCTATCATCTCGAAACGGACGTGGACATCTCCGCGAGCGAGACGGAATCCGTGTCCGGCAGCGCCAACGCCAACCAGCTGGACCTGGTAAGCAAGGACAAGCTGTTCCAGGCGTACAAGAAGGCACTCGATCGGTACCAGAAGTATCGCGAACGGTACACGGAACTGGCCCGCCGCTACCGCGAGCTCGAAAAGGACAACAACAAGGCGCGGGCGGTGCTGGTCGAAACGCAGGACAAAGCGCTGCGCCGGATGAGCGAGCTGCGCGAGCAGTGCGTGCTGGAGCAGCAGGCGAAAGCGCATCTCGATTCCGCCCTGCGgatggaaatagacgaactgCAGTGTGTGGTGAAGACGCTCCGCTCGAAGCTGGAGATGGTCGGCGAGAACGGGAATGTaagcggtggcggcggcgagAAGGATCTCATCTCGCTGGCCGGGGAGGACGGCGCGAACGGTAACACGGATGGGCACGTACCGGTGCGTGATACCGGCCCGCTGGAGGATCGCATAAAGGCGCTCGAATCGAAGCTGAACGACGAGCTGCGCCAGAAGGCCGTGCTGAGCCTGGAAGTGAGCGAGCTGAAGAAGCGAGAGGAGGAGCACACGATCACGATCGCGGAGAACAAGATGGCCATCCACTCGGAGCTGGAAGCGAAGGAGGCGGAAGTGCGCAAGCTGAAGGAGCAGCTGGCCAGCCTGGAGAAGAACATGAAGCAAACGCTGCTCGAGAAGGACGGGCTGGGCAAGGAGCTGTCCGAGGTGCGCAAGGTGGCGGGGAAGGTGCGGGAGCTGGAGAGTACACTCGGCACGTGCAACGAGCAGAAGAACAAGCTCGAGTCCAAGTTTATCGATTTCGAGCGCACGATCATGGAGCTGGAGAAGGACAAACAGCAGCTTAAGGCAACGAACCTCACGCTCGACTACGAGAAGGGCGAGCTGCAGAAGAAGAGCAGCGAGATGGACGCAAGGTTGGTGGGCATGGAGAAGGAAAAGGCGGACTTGCTGGTGCAGGTGCAGGAGCTGCAGAAGACGGCCCAATCGCTCGATCGGAAGGCGGAGATCGAAACGCTACAACAGGAGCTCGACGAGGCGAAGAAAAGTGTGGAAGAATCCGCCCAAAAGGTGGCAGCAGTTGAGCAGCAGCTAAACGAGAAGGAACAACAACTGTCCGAAGCTCGCACCACTCGCGAAAGCCTCGAAAAGCAGGTGAAACAAACGGAGGCACGTTTGGCTGAGAGGGAAAAGGAAATCGAACGGCTGCAGAACCAACAGACCGAGCAGCACAGCAAGGATCGCGAGGAAAGTGTGAAAAAGCTTCAGCAGGCGGAAGAAGAGCTTGCGGCGTTCCGAAAATCGCAGTCGCTCGATCAGGAGAAGCTGCTCGAGCTGACCAAAGCGCTGGATGCGGCCAACGAACTGCACGATCGCGATCGTAAGAGCAGCGAAGCCAGCCTGAAAGAGCTGCTAGAACGCAACAACCAGATCACCGAACAGCTGGAACAATTGCAGGAAAAGCTGGACAAAACGAGCGGCAAGCAGAAAAAGATTCAGGAGGAAAAGAATGGTCTTCGAGCGGCAAACGACGACCTCGCGAAGGAGCTGAAACAGGTGCGCCAGGAGATGAAGCAGCTGGCCGCGCAAAAGCAAACGCTCACGGAGGAAGTGCGCAATTTGAAGATAATCAATGAAAACTCCGAATCGGAAGCGCTGCGCTCGTTACAGGAGTCGATGCGCGCCTCGATGGCGGCGGCCGAAACGAAGCTGCTCGAAACGACGCGCGATTTGAACCACGTGCTCGAGCTAAAGTCGGACGAAAACCGACGGCTCGGCGAAGAGCGCGACGAGCTGGTGGAGAAGCTTGAAGGTGCACACAAGGAGAAGGCGGACCTGGAAACGGAAGGAACCAGCTTGCGGGCAAAGATCGAAACGGTGCGCGGCGAGAAGCGTGATCTGGAGAAAACGCTCGAGCGTGAAATCCGCGAAAAGACGGAGCTGAAGGCGCAGGTGGAAAACATCCTGCAAGAGATCGGCCGGCTGGAGGAGCAGCTGAAGGACATCAAGGAGGCACATTCCAAGTTGCAGGAGGAGAAACAGACGCTCGAGGAGAAGATTGAGCGGCTGCAGCGGGAGCACTGTGAGGCCCGGGTGAAGCTGGAGAAGGACACGGTCGGCAAGCTGGCGGCGAAGGTGAAGGACCACGAGACCAAGCTGCAGCAGGTGGAGTGCGAAAACTCCCAGCTGGCGGAGAAGAACTGTCTGCTCGAGGAAAGCAGTCGCCGGACGGCGGAGGAGCTGAAAAGGCTGACGGCGGCGCTGCGCGCAGCGGAAGAGGGCGCCCGCGAGGGCCAGGAAAAGTGTGGCAAGCTGGAGGAGCAGCTCAGTCAGTGTACCGGCGACCATGCGCGGCTCTACAACGAGAAGGAACTGCTCGACCATCAGCACCGCTCGCTGCAGGACGCGATGGAGGCGCGCGAAAAGGAGAAGCTGTGCGTGCTCGACACGAACAAGTGTCTCGAGGAGGAGCTGGCGAAGGTGCGCAGCGAGAACGACTACCTCAAGGGGAAGCACCACGAACTGAAGGCACTGCTCGAGAGCGACAAACGCCGACTGATGGATCAGAACGACGCGCTCCAGCGGCAGATGGAGGAGCTGGCGAAGGAGAAGCAATCGCTCGGCCGGAACGCGACCGATCTCGAGAAGCGGCTTGCCAGCTACGAGGAGGTGAAGATCGAGAACGAGTATCTGAACACGTTCAACAAGCAGTTGCAGGGTGAGCTGCAGGAAGCGAAGGGCCGTGCCGCCGCAAAGGAGACGGAACTGACGACGGTGCGCACCAAGCAGTCGCAGACCGAATCGATGCTGGAAGAGCGCGACAAGGAAATCACCAAGCTGATCAACGAGTTTGTGGCGAAGGAGAAGAAACAGGAAGCGGATCACAAGCAACGGCTGGAGGAGCTGGAGCAACGGCTTCGGGCGGAGCTCGATGGTGTCGCGGAGCGTGTGCGGAGTGAGTGTGATGAAACGCTTGCCAAGGAAAAGCAAACGCTACGGGACGAGCAAACGGCTTTAGAGGGACGGCTAGAAGAGATGAggaaggaaaagcaaaagctACGGGACGAGCAAACAGCTTTAGAGGAACGGCTTGAAGAGATGTCCAAGGAAAAGCAAACGCTAGAACAGAAGCTGGAAGAGCTTAGCCGCAAAGAGGACGCCGAAAAGGAGCTACGACTAGAGAACGCAAACTTTGCCCGCGATCTGGACGAGCTGAAGAACGAGCTAAACGCAGCGATCGTAGAAAAGCTAAGCCAGGTAAAGGAGCACGAACAAGCGCAGCAGGAGCTAAGGGCGCAAAAGGATCGGCTCGAGACGGACAACGAGCAGTTGCGCACGCGATTGGCTGCATTTACCGCCGAAACGGAGCAAAACGTGCGGCGGTTCGAGGCGGAAATCGAACAACTTAAGACCGCTTCGTCGTCGGCAGCGAACGCTCCGCACGATGGTACGGACGGGGCGGGCCCGGGTGCGACCGCCGAGCTGCAACAGTCGTACGAGGAGCTGCGCAACAAGAAGGAGGAGCTGGAGAACAAGCTGAAAAAGATCATGCACGAGGTGCAGGACGTGTCGAACCGGAACCTGTTCCTGGAGCAAAAGTGTGAGAACTATCTCATCCTGGAGCAGTCGAACGAGCGGTTAAAGCTGGCAAACGACAAACTGTCCCGGCAGCTGGACGAAACATTG GTTTCCATGCATCACAATGAAGGAATTGCCGCCAACACGGAGTTCGAGTACTTACGCAACATTCTATTCCAG TATCTCAGCGGCAGCGTTACCGGCAACAACAGCACCCTTGTGAAGGTGATAGCGGCCGTCCTAAAGTTTTCCCCCCAGCAGACGCAGGTTGTAATCGAAAAGGAAGCGCATCGAAGATCATTG ATGGGACAGATAAACAATCTACTATAG
- the LOC121594446 gene encoding uncharacterized protein LOC121594446 isoform X1, with translation MEQKGSNNERRVDDNHHQTGGDQQQQQQQAAAMMMFDELRQEIGKIDVYAETIELTYHLRKFGELFRRRITTEQQLNDLFLHLNEAALADSGFAIQFALVFASRQLGDVPIGGTNVRNAMITTLQHNFLAIERLKQEGGERFHNSIILLGEYYHRKMVGHGCRIKILGQSLLLLLTSELEQEINRICQQPASAHRLDPKFAKVLLQQITLNGTVWKEVHQKEANDLLYTMRKALIVIPNLCAPAKAFLLMALDLYSGSLGNELLDKLYGKYLTEPSKEAEQAAVNGGTSNGPTDPPSSAHNQSAINGEKSVEKQAKKDSQKDTAVQQKPKGSKSNAPSGRSTGGGKAANQNLTTNDKENKRRTTQTTKAAPAAQKTSPKASTGRSIRVHEDGNIVATIVTRDAPTTPTKKHLPAAATQPAPVPNAASPRSPTKKGLSPRMEKLAALPKITITCATPSPKRTQDKPPSAVSPRAVLGPSIGKQKPHQPPKSPTHSREGQQYGVRNVSEASRGRQDRARGAAATGKEATVRVVEAISPVGVNPPNETRSQHETRVEEPQPIVLPESPKRYDWSDPTPVDPTQSWSYVPPPPSRPEQPSKTVECATIEPARHDLTPSDEPGTKKTDDSTGAGDVSKPKHKVKPSYLREENVENLSWDVLIPLEDESPQKVNPHTKSFLSFLASE, from the exons ATGGAGCAAAAGGGAAGCAACAATGAACGGCGGGTGGACGACAACCATCATCAAACTGGCGGcgatcaacagcaacaacaacaacaggcaGCAGCCATGATGATGTTCGACGAACTGCGGCAGGAAATTGGCAAGATCGATGTGTACGCGGAAACGATCGAGCTAACGTACCATCTGCGAAAGTTCGGTGAACTGTTCCGGCGACGCATTACCACCGAGCAGCAGCTGAA TGATCTTTTCCTGCATCTCAACGAAGCGGCGCTGGCCGACAGTGGGTTCGCGATACAGTTTGCGCTCGTGTTCGCTTCCCGGCAGCTGGGCGACGTTCCGATCGGAGGCACGAACGTGCGCAACGCCATGATCACCACGCTGCAGCACAACTTTCTCGCGATCGAGCGGCTGAAGCAGGAGGGCGGGGAACGGTTCCACAACTCGATCATACTGCTCGGCGAGTACTACCATCGCAAGATGGTGGGCCATGGTTGTCGTATTAAGATTCTCGGCCAAtcgttgctactgctgctgacGTCCGAGCTGGAGCAGGAGATAAACCGGATCTGCCAGCAGCCGGCGTCCGCGCATCGGTTGGATCCAAAGTTTGCCaaggtgctgctgcagcaaatcACACTGAACGGGACGGTTTGGAAGGAGGTGCACCAGAAGGAGGCGAACGATCTGCTGTACACGATGCGGAAAGCGTTGATTGTGATACCGAATCTGTGTGCGCCGGCGAAAGCCTTCCTGCTGATGGCGCTCGATCTGTACAGCGGTAGCCTGGGCAACGAATTGCTCGACAAGCTGTACGGGAAGTATCTTACCGAGCCGAGCAAGGAGGCCGAGCAAGCCGCTGTGAATGGAGGCACATCAAATGGTCCTACTGATCCGCCCAGTAGTGCGCACAATCAATCGGCGATCAATGGTGAAAAGAGTGTGGAAAAGCAGGCGAAAAAAGATTCCCAAAAGGACACAGCGGTACAGCAGAAGCCAAAGGGAAGCAAATCCAACGCACCATCGGGCCGCTCCACGGGCGGTGGAAAAGCCGCCAACCAGAACCTCACCACAAACGATAAGGAAAACAAGCGCCGTACCACGCAAACGACGAAGGCAGCTCCGGCAGCGCAGAAAACTTCCCCGAAAGCATCCACCGGACGTTCGATTCGGGTGCACGAGGACGGCAACATTGTGGCCACCATTGTGACGCGTGACGCTCCAACAACGCCGACCAAGAAACATCTCCCCGCCGCAGCAACGCAACCTGCTCCAGTGCCAAATGCCGCCAGCCCACGCTCTCCAACGAAAAAGGGACTATCGCCGCGCATGGAAAAGCTGGCAGCACTGCCCAAGATCACCATCACCTGTGCGACACCTTCGCCGAAACGGACGCAGGACAAGCCCCCATCGGCCGTATCGCCCCGTGCCGTGCTGGGACCATCGATAGGCAAACAGAAGCCACACCAGCCGCCGAAAAGTCCCACCCACAGCCGCGAGGGACAGCAGTACGGAGTGAGGAACGTGTCGGAAGCTTCCCGTGGGCGACAGGACCGTGCTCGCGGCGCTGCGGCCACTGGCAAAGAAGCGACGGTGCGAGTTGTTGAAGCCATTTCCCCAGTGGGCGTTAATCCGCCGAATGAAACACGTTCACAACACGAAACAAGGGTCGAGGAACCGCAACCGATTGTGCTTCCCGAATCGCCAAAGCGTTACGATTGGTCCGATCCGACGCCAGTCGATCCTACACAAAGTTGGAGCTAcgttccaccaccaccatcacgacCGGAGCAGCCTAGCAAGACGGTCGAATGTGCGACAATCGAACCGGCTAGACACGATCTTACCCCCAGCGACGAACCCGGCACGAAAAAGACGGACGACTCAACCGGTGCTGGAGACGTATCGAAACCGAAACACAAGGTGAAACCTTCCTACTTGCGGGAGGAAAATGTGGAAAATCTCTCCTGGGACGTGCTGATTCCGCTGGAGGACGAATCGCCCCAGAAGGTGAACCCGCACACCAAATCGTTCCTATCGTTTTTGGCCAGTGAATGA
- the LOC121594446 gene encoding serine/arginine repetitive matrix protein 1 isoform X2: MQLLQAERVCANSSGECDVLQLVHRAPNRAPRPETSLLTNVSDLFLHLNEAALADSGFAIQFALVFASRQLGDVPIGGTNVRNAMITTLQHNFLAIERLKQEGGERFHNSIILLGEYYHRKMVGHGCRIKILGQSLLLLLTSELEQEINRICQQPASAHRLDPKFAKVLLQQITLNGTVWKEVHQKEANDLLYTMRKALIVIPNLCAPAKAFLLMALDLYSGSLGNELLDKLYGKYLTEPSKEAEQAAVNGGTSNGPTDPPSSAHNQSAINGEKSVEKQAKKDSQKDTAVQQKPKGSKSNAPSGRSTGGGKAANQNLTTNDKENKRRTTQTTKAAPAAQKTSPKASTGRSIRVHEDGNIVATIVTRDAPTTPTKKHLPAAATQPAPVPNAASPRSPTKKGLSPRMEKLAALPKITITCATPSPKRTQDKPPSAVSPRAVLGPSIGKQKPHQPPKSPTHSREGQQYGVRNVSEASRGRQDRARGAAATGKEATVRVVEAISPVGVNPPNETRSQHETRVEEPQPIVLPESPKRYDWSDPTPVDPTQSWSYVPPPPSRPEQPSKTVECATIEPARHDLTPSDEPGTKKTDDSTGAGDVSKPKHKVKPSYLREENVENLSWDVLIPLEDESPQKVNPHTKSFLSFLASE, translated from the exons ATGCAGCTCTTGCAAGCTGAGCGAGTGTGTGCAAACTCGAGTGGTGAATGTGATGTGTTGCAGTTGGTGCACCGGGCTCCAAACCGGGCTCCCCGTCCAGAAACCAGTTTGCTGACGAACGTCAG TGATCTTTTCCTGCATCTCAACGAAGCGGCGCTGGCCGACAGTGGGTTCGCGATACAGTTTGCGCTCGTGTTCGCTTCCCGGCAGCTGGGCGACGTTCCGATCGGAGGCACGAACGTGCGCAACGCCATGATCACCACGCTGCAGCACAACTTTCTCGCGATCGAGCGGCTGAAGCAGGAGGGCGGGGAACGGTTCCACAACTCGATCATACTGCTCGGCGAGTACTACCATCGCAAGATGGTGGGCCATGGTTGTCGTATTAAGATTCTCGGCCAAtcgttgctactgctgctgacGTCCGAGCTGGAGCAGGAGATAAACCGGATCTGCCAGCAGCCGGCGTCCGCGCATCGGTTGGATCCAAAGTTTGCCaaggtgctgctgcagcaaatcACACTGAACGGGACGGTTTGGAAGGAGGTGCACCAGAAGGAGGCGAACGATCTGCTGTACACGATGCGGAAAGCGTTGATTGTGATACCGAATCTGTGTGCGCCGGCGAAAGCCTTCCTGCTGATGGCGCTCGATCTGTACAGCGGTAGCCTGGGCAACGAATTGCTCGACAAGCTGTACGGGAAGTATCTTACCGAGCCGAGCAAGGAGGCCGAGCAAGCCGCTGTGAATGGAGGCACATCAAATGGTCCTACTGATCCGCCCAGTAGTGCGCACAATCAATCGGCGATCAATGGTGAAAAGAGTGTGGAAAAGCAGGCGAAAAAAGATTCCCAAAAGGACACAGCGGTACAGCAGAAGCCAAAGGGAAGCAAATCCAACGCACCATCGGGCCGCTCCACGGGCGGTGGAAAAGCCGCCAACCAGAACCTCACCACAAACGATAAGGAAAACAAGCGCCGTACCACGCAAACGACGAAGGCAGCTCCGGCAGCGCAGAAAACTTCCCCGAAAGCATCCACCGGACGTTCGATTCGGGTGCACGAGGACGGCAACATTGTGGCCACCATTGTGACGCGTGACGCTCCAACAACGCCGACCAAGAAACATCTCCCCGCCGCAGCAACGCAACCTGCTCCAGTGCCAAATGCCGCCAGCCCACGCTCTCCAACGAAAAAGGGACTATCGCCGCGCATGGAAAAGCTGGCAGCACTGCCCAAGATCACCATCACCTGTGCGACACCTTCGCCGAAACGGACGCAGGACAAGCCCCCATCGGCCGTATCGCCCCGTGCCGTGCTGGGACCATCGATAGGCAAACAGAAGCCACACCAGCCGCCGAAAAGTCCCACCCACAGCCGCGAGGGACAGCAGTACGGAGTGAGGAACGTGTCGGAAGCTTCCCGTGGGCGACAGGACCGTGCTCGCGGCGCTGCGGCCACTGGCAAAGAAGCGACGGTGCGAGTTGTTGAAGCCATTTCCCCAGTGGGCGTTAATCCGCCGAATGAAACACGTTCACAACACGAAACAAGGGTCGAGGAACCGCAACCGATTGTGCTTCCCGAATCGCCAAAGCGTTACGATTGGTCCGATCCGACGCCAGTCGATCCTACACAAAGTTGGAGCTAcgttccaccaccaccatcacgacCGGAGCAGCCTAGCAAGACGGTCGAATGTGCGACAATCGAACCGGCTAGACACGATCTTACCCCCAGCGACGAACCCGGCACGAAAAAGACGGACGACTCAACCGGTGCTGGAGACGTATCGAAACCGAAACACAAGGTGAAACCTTCCTACTTGCGGGAGGAAAATGTGGAAAATCTCTCCTGGGACGTGCTGATTCCGCTGGAGGACGAATCGCCCCAGAAGGTGAACCCGCACACCAAATCGTTCCTATCGTTTTTGGCCAGTGAATGA
- the LOC121594446 gene encoding proteoglycan 4 isoform X3: protein MITTLQHNFLAIERLKQEGGERFHNSIILLGEYYHRKMVGHGCRIKILGQSLLLLLTSELEQEINRICQQPASAHRLDPKFAKVLLQQITLNGTVWKEVHQKEANDLLYTMRKALIVIPNLCAPAKAFLLMALDLYSGSLGNELLDKLYGKYLTEPSKEAEQAAVNGGTSNGPTDPPSSAHNQSAINGEKSVEKQAKKDSQKDTAVQQKPKGSKSNAPSGRSTGGGKAANQNLTTNDKENKRRTTQTTKAAPAAQKTSPKASTGRSIRVHEDGNIVATIVTRDAPTTPTKKHLPAAATQPAPVPNAASPRSPTKKGLSPRMEKLAALPKITITCATPSPKRTQDKPPSAVSPRAVLGPSIGKQKPHQPPKSPTHSREGQQYGVRNVSEASRGRQDRARGAAATGKEATVRVVEAISPVGVNPPNETRSQHETRVEEPQPIVLPESPKRYDWSDPTPVDPTQSWSYVPPPPSRPEQPSKTVECATIEPARHDLTPSDEPGTKKTDDSTGAGDVSKPKHKVKPSYLREENVENLSWDVLIPLEDESPQKVNPHTKSFLSFLASE, encoded by the coding sequence ATGATCACCACGCTGCAGCACAACTTTCTCGCGATCGAGCGGCTGAAGCAGGAGGGCGGGGAACGGTTCCACAACTCGATCATACTGCTCGGCGAGTACTACCATCGCAAGATGGTGGGCCATGGTTGTCGTATTAAGATTCTCGGCCAAtcgttgctactgctgctgacGTCCGAGCTGGAGCAGGAGATAAACCGGATCTGCCAGCAGCCGGCGTCCGCGCATCGGTTGGATCCAAAGTTTGCCaaggtgctgctgcagcaaatcACACTGAACGGGACGGTTTGGAAGGAGGTGCACCAGAAGGAGGCGAACGATCTGCTGTACACGATGCGGAAAGCGTTGATTGTGATACCGAATCTGTGTGCGCCGGCGAAAGCCTTCCTGCTGATGGCGCTCGATCTGTACAGCGGTAGCCTGGGCAACGAATTGCTCGACAAGCTGTACGGGAAGTATCTTACCGAGCCGAGCAAGGAGGCCGAGCAAGCCGCTGTGAATGGAGGCACATCAAATGGTCCTACTGATCCGCCCAGTAGTGCGCACAATCAATCGGCGATCAATGGTGAAAAGAGTGTGGAAAAGCAGGCGAAAAAAGATTCCCAAAAGGACACAGCGGTACAGCAGAAGCCAAAGGGAAGCAAATCCAACGCACCATCGGGCCGCTCCACGGGCGGTGGAAAAGCCGCCAACCAGAACCTCACCACAAACGATAAGGAAAACAAGCGCCGTACCACGCAAACGACGAAGGCAGCTCCGGCAGCGCAGAAAACTTCCCCGAAAGCATCCACCGGACGTTCGATTCGGGTGCACGAGGACGGCAACATTGTGGCCACCATTGTGACGCGTGACGCTCCAACAACGCCGACCAAGAAACATCTCCCCGCCGCAGCAACGCAACCTGCTCCAGTGCCAAATGCCGCCAGCCCACGCTCTCCAACGAAAAAGGGACTATCGCCGCGCATGGAAAAGCTGGCAGCACTGCCCAAGATCACCATCACCTGTGCGACACCTTCGCCGAAACGGACGCAGGACAAGCCCCCATCGGCCGTATCGCCCCGTGCCGTGCTGGGACCATCGATAGGCAAACAGAAGCCACACCAGCCGCCGAAAAGTCCCACCCACAGCCGCGAGGGACAGCAGTACGGAGTGAGGAACGTGTCGGAAGCTTCCCGTGGGCGACAGGACCGTGCTCGCGGCGCTGCGGCCACTGGCAAAGAAGCGACGGTGCGAGTTGTTGAAGCCATTTCCCCAGTGGGCGTTAATCCGCCGAATGAAACACGTTCACAACACGAAACAAGGGTCGAGGAACCGCAACCGATTGTGCTTCCCGAATCGCCAAAGCGTTACGATTGGTCCGATCCGACGCCAGTCGATCCTACACAAAGTTGGAGCTAcgttccaccaccaccatcacgacCGGAGCAGCCTAGCAAGACGGTCGAATGTGCGACAATCGAACCGGCTAGACACGATCTTACCCCCAGCGACGAACCCGGCACGAAAAAGACGGACGACTCAACCGGTGCTGGAGACGTATCGAAACCGAAACACAAGGTGAAACCTTCCTACTTGCGGGAGGAAAATGTGGAAAATCTCTCCTGGGACGTGCTGATTCCGCTGGAGGACGAATCGCCCCAGAAGGTGAACCCGCACACCAAATCGTTCCTATCGTTTTTGGCCAGTGAATGA
- the LOC121594450 gene encoding tetratricopeptide repeat protein 12 → MMSKEDEEAFEAGLSKVDEVMRILNLMTSGDKAKEQMGVAFADQFLGTDSATKKKDETNVENFIVRVNQERTVINRKDAADDPPLVQPMQDKYAFMAEIERDAARRATERREREQVAQGLRRAGNRAFRRGEYEQAINMYSKAIDQIRDSPILYNNRALAYIRIELYKRAIIDCDFVLSKLDEKNLRSWIFRAQGYYRLGEMKAYEKSVAEARKHNPRELPYIDRIVREIEGKAATGEVVVAAGDEPMMAGEQSGERAEEADLTAGAVAAVDHRLATKPLPMDDVQSTSSGELSEG, encoded by the exons ATGATGTCCAAAGAGGACGAAGAAGCGTTCGAGGCAGGCCTAAGCAAGGTGGATGAGGTGATGCGAATCCTCAACCTAATGACCAGCGGCGACAAAGCCAAGGAGCAGATGGGTGTCGCATTCGCCGACCA ATTTCTTGGCACCGACAGTGCGACGAAGAAAAAGGACGAAACAAATGTGGAAAACTTTATCGTGCGCGTAAACCAAGAGCGCACCGTTATCAACCGCAAAGACGCCGCGGACGATCCGCCGCTCGTGCAGCCGATGCAGGACAAGTACGCCTTTATGGCGGAAATCGAACGCGACGCGGCAAGACGTGCGACCGAGCGGCGCGAACGGGAGCAGGTAGCCCAGGGGTTAAGGCGGGCCGGCAACCGGGCGTTTCGGCGCGGCGAATACGAACAGGCGATCAACATGTACTCGAAAGCGATCGATCAAATACGCGACAGCCCGATACTGTACAACAACCGTGCGCTGGCGTACATACGCATCGAGCTGTACAAGCGGGCGATCATTGACTGTGACTTTGTGCTCAGCAAGCTGGACGAGAAAAACTTGCGGTCGTGGATTTTCCGCGCCCAAGGATACTACCGTCTCGGGGAGATGAAAGCGTACGAGAAAAGTGTGGCCGAAGCGCGGAAGCACAATCCACGGGAGCTGCCGTACATCGATCGGATAGTGCGCGAAATTGAGGGTAAAGCGGCCACCGGGGAGGTTGTTGTGGCGGCGGGAGATGAGCCGATGATGGCTGGCGAGCAGTCCGGAGAGAGGGCTGAAGAGGCGGATCTGACTGCTGGAGCAGTGGCAGCGGTAGATCATCGGTTAGCTACGAAGCCTTTGCCCATGGACGATGTACAATCGACGTCTTCCGGAGAGCTGTCGGAAGGCTAG